In the genome of Halapricum salinum, one region contains:
- a CDS encoding GIDE domain-containing protein — MTNLAIAGFFAVFAALTGYGFVSQRRRTRRMAETETTRSDQVLEGLVELKGTVRARETVRDPLSNDEAVLVDWELTKQELDADGDIQDRTIASGRREAVFDLEDEGGTIRVDPEGATLKMSGSNRHKETLRGHDDRLTSLREGTESDQGGTERAGVSIRADGVSTLIDFDTDDRRTYRAETLTPGDGVYVLGTATRDGEETIVGRGDTRGKYFLSDMSEAELSDTFASNQLLLGVIALGSAAAMVWFLLP, encoded by the coding sequence ATGACGAACCTCGCGATCGCCGGCTTTTTCGCCGTGTTCGCGGCCCTGACAGGCTACGGGTTCGTCAGCCAGCGGCGTCGCACCCGTCGGATGGCCGAGACCGAGACCACTCGCTCCGATCAGGTGCTGGAGGGACTGGTCGAACTGAAAGGCACGGTTCGGGCCCGCGAGACCGTCCGTGATCCGCTCTCGAACGACGAGGCGGTGCTGGTCGACTGGGAACTCACGAAGCAGGAGCTGGACGCCGACGGCGATATCCAGGACCGGACGATCGCGAGTGGTCGCCGCGAGGCCGTCTTCGACCTCGAAGACGAGGGCGGCACGATCCGCGTCGATCCCGAGGGCGCGACGCTCAAGATGTCTGGGTCGAACCGGCACAAAGAGACGCTACGAGGCCACGACGATCGGCTGACGAGCCTCAGAGAGGGAACCGAGAGCGATCAGGGCGGCACCGAGCGGGCCGGCGTCTCGATCCGGGCCGACGGCGTCAGCACCCTGATCGACTTCGACACGGACGACCGGCGGACCTATCGCGCGGAGACGCTCACACCCGGCGACGGCGTCTACGTCCTCGGGACGGCGACGCGAGACGGGGAGGAGACAATCGTCGGCAGGGGCGACACCCGCGGCAAGTACTTCCTCTCGGATATGAGCGAGGCGGAGCTGTCGGACACCTTCGCGAGCAACCAGTTGCTGCTCGGCGTGATCGCGCTCGGCTCTGCCGCCGCGATGGTCTGGTTCCTGCTGCCGTAG